From one Coffea eugenioides isolate CCC68of chromosome 11, Ceug_1.0, whole genome shotgun sequence genomic stretch:
- the LOC113752347 gene encoding putative late blight resistance protein homolog R1B-17 — MDEVDIVVEFLLEDIELLLSKTSYSILSEVSPVVISLYEDLKIIKSCLKRMKDSPSNFNILQSFFLRQIRDVVLKILDATDSYINNALANSNGISGADIAISFQHSSELSFRATQVSLYRRLIPEVHNGISASMSNREVSSRLKSSSPVLGEEVVGFDDEATAVLDRLTGEQKQLELEVISLVGVAGIGKTTFAKRLYNDSRVLHHFHVRAWTRGPQLNEEMNALHDLLTCVTNDNYSLHKMYPHEMGEKLHKLLKGKRYLIVIDGIWDSLSWKLFFMKYFPDDSNGSKVLITSRTKDVVLKISPNSSPQVLQFLSQDESWELFESKVFIDESCPQELMELGKEMVAKCRGLPLAIVVLAGVAKQEKSPEWWMHIVTDIASPTRGKEQFMDILAFGYDHLPNWLKPCFLYLGSFPQGYEILVKKIVWSWIAEGFVKQNGEKWLEELAEEYLTDLVDRNLIAVSKRKSNGGIKTCQVHDLLRDLCVKKAKDNLFLQPICGHKQISLFSPSRPTLYDHCYKGVREIEAKLPYVSSRPQNIKCFHSYDFHYIPPNDVKFTHIDISLQQKNSLVYKLLRVLDLGYIILDHFPVNILELVHLNYLALRIYNLQKLPPLSKLWNLETLILVTEKGQIVTLPEDIWQMVKLRHLHYSGELEFESASLSSSTPFVLYNLQTISQVRPSSSIQEVLARMPNLVNLGCHLTLSDAMKHAQFPDLSRLRMLETLTFDYQTLKMAKFFLPQPSKFPPNLKKLTLVGSYVDWKEMSIIGMLPNLEVLKIKDNFFNAPRWEVMDEAFSHLKFLKLSNTDLQQWSASSSSFPCLQQLVLDGCPNLQEMPSSFRSIDTLEAIELYYSSQSVADSARQIQDSQRYMGNDGLKVLIHPQFEEQ, encoded by the coding sequence ATGGATGAAGTAGATATTGTTGTAGAATTTCTTCTTGAGGACATTGAATTACTGCTGAGCAAGACCTCATATTCTATCCTTTCTGAAGTGAGTCCAGTTGTGATTTCTCTGTATGAGGACCTCAAGATCATAAAATCCTGTCTAAAAAGGATGAAAGACTCCCCCAGTAACTTCAACATACTCCAGTCTTTCTTCCTTAGACAGATTAGAGACGTGGTCTTGAAGATATTAGATGCCACTGACTCTTATATCAACAATGCTCTGGCAAACAGCAATGGAATTTCTGGGGCAGATATTGCTATTTCTTTCCAGCATTCTTCAGAGCTTTCGTTTCGGGCAACACAGGTTAGTTTATACAGGAGATTGATCCCTGAAGTTCATAATGGTATTAGTGCTTCTATGTCAAACAGGGAGGTTTCATCAAGACTGAAGAGTAGTAGCCCTGTTTTGGGAGAAGAAGTGGTAGGTTTCGATGATGAAGCAACAGCAGTGCTGGATAGGCTTACCGGGGAACAGAAGCAACTGGAACTGGAAGTGATTTCCCTTGTTGGCGTGGCAGGTATTGGCAAGactacttttgcaaaaagaTTGTATAACGATTCACGAGTTCTTCATCACTTCCATGTTCGTGCATGGACTCGTGGGCCTCAACTAAATGAGGAAATGAACGCGTTGCATGACTTGTTGACTTGTGTCACAAATGATAACTACTCTCTGCATAAAATGTATCCTCACGAAATGGGAGAGAAGCTACACAAGTTACTCAAGGGGAAGAGGTATTTGATTGTCATTGATGGTATTTGGGATTCATTGTCTTGGAAGTTGTTCTTCATGAAGTATTTTCCAGATGATAGCAACGGAAGTAAAGTACTGATTACAAGTAGGACGAAGGATGTTGTTCTGAAAATAAGCCCAAACAGCTCCCCTCAGGTTTTGCAATTTCTAAGCCAGGACGAAAGTTGGGAATTATTTGAAAGTAAAGTTTTTATTGATGAAAGTTGCCCCCAAGAGTTGATGGAATTGGGGAAGGAAATGGTTGCAAAATGCAGAGGACTACCTCTTGCGATTGTTGTTTTAGCTGGAGTtgcaaagcaagaaaaatcaCCGGAGTGGTGGATGCATATAGTTACAGACATAGCTTCACCTACTCGTGGTAAAGAGCAGTTCATGGACATCTTAGCATTCGGCTATGATCACCTGCCTAATTGGTTGAAACCGTGCTTTCTTTATCTTGGATCATTTCCTCAAGGCTATGAAATTCTTGTGAAGAAAATAGTGTGGTCATGGATTGCAGAGGGGTTTGTAAAACAGAATGGGGAAAAATGGTTGGAAGAGCTGGCAGAGGAATATCTAACAGATCTTGTTGACAGAAATCTGATTGCAGTTTCCAAGAGAAAGTCCAATGGTGGGATAAAGACTTGTCAAGTCCATGACCTGTTGAGAGATTTGTGTGTCAAGAAAGCCAAGGATAACTTATTCCTGCAACCAATTTGTGGACATAAACAAATTTCTCTATTCTCACCTTCTCGTCCTACCTTGTATGACCACTGCTATAAAGGTGTCCGGGAAATTGAAGCAAAACTACCTTATGTAAGCTCACGCCCACAAAATATTAAATGCTTTCATTCTTATGATTTCCACTACATACCTCCAAATGATGTCAAATTCACACACATAGATATCTCCCTTCAGCAGAAAAACTCGCTTGTCTATAAACTTCTCAGAGTATTGGATTTAGGATACATCATCCTGGACCACTTTCCTGTTAACATACTGGAGCTTGTTCATTTGAACTACTTGGCTCTTAGGATTTATAACCTTCAAAAGCTACCACCCTTGTCTAAACTTTGGAACCTAGAAACCCTCATTCTTGTCACAGAAAAGGGACAAATTGTCACTTTACCAGAAGATATTTGGCAAATGGTAAAGTTGAGGCATTTGCATTATTCAGGGGAACTGGAATTTGAAAGTGCAAGTTTGAGTTCTTCAACTCCCTTTGTGCTGTACAATCTACAAACTATCTCTCAGGTACGTCCTTCAAGTTCTATACAGGAGGTATTGGCAAGAATGCCCAATCTTGTAAACTTAGGATGCCATTTAACATTATCAGATGCTATGAAACATGCTCAGTTCCCTGATCTTTCCAGATTAAGAATGCTAGAAACGTTAACATTTGATTATCAGACTTTAAAAATGGCAAAATTCTTTTTACCTCAACCAAGTAAGTTTCCTCCAAACTTGAAGAAGCTGACTCTGGTAGGTAGTTACGTAGACTGGAAAGAAATGTCAATCATTGGGATGCTACCAAACTTAGAGGTTCTCAAAATAAAGGATAATTTCTTCAATGCACCACGTTGGGAAGTGATGGATGAGGCTTTTTCTCATCTCAAGTTCTTGAAACTTTCAAACACTGATCTTCAACAATGGAGTGCCTCAAGTAGCAGCTTCCCTTGCCTCCAGCAGTTGGTGCTAGATGGATGTCCAAATTTGCAGGAAATGCCCTCTAGCTTTCGAAGCATCGATACATTGGAGGCAATTGAGTTGTATTATTCATCACAGTCAGTTGCAGATTCTGCTAGGCAAATTCAAGATTCACAGAGGTACATGGGAAATGATGGATTGAAAGTCTTGATTCACCCCCAGTTTGAAGAGCAATAA